The following coding sequences lie in one Syntrophomonadaceae bacterium genomic window:
- a CDS encoding TRAP transporter large permease: protein MDPVFIGLLGIVVLIALVVLGMKVWLALTIVSLVGIIIIRDLELALVSIRNLPYNDLARYGLAVIPLFILMGELFHQFGFSRELFNAAQRYLSSLKGGMLMTVITVSAIFAAISGSGMASSAVIGKMALPAMVKAGYDKSVSAGTIAASSTFASLIPPSAHLVIYGFLTFQSIGELFIAAIIPGIISAAIYFGYMYVWALKNPDKVPPTRPVVRENFWGELKITSRAWPTGLVIVLIIGGIYLGIFTPNEAGAAGVFAVILLGLLNRSVTASKLRDSVLDTVKTTASIFIIYLGSMFFVRFLAHSRLPYVFTEWMLALPLPETGILLCILLIFMVLGCFIPPLALLMIAVPIVYPTIEMLGIHPIWFGILVIKTIEMGMITPPVGINCFIIGGIMPKEVPLDTVFRGSARFLVLDFITLFILIAFPILSLYLPAKMM from the coding sequence ATGGACCCGGTTTTTATTGGACTGCTCGGCATTGTAGTTCTGATTGCGCTTGTTGTCTTAGGCATGAAAGTCTGGTTGGCTTTAACTATTGTCAGTTTAGTTGGCATTATTATCATCAGAGACCTTGAGCTGGCTCTTGTTTCCATAAGAAACCTGCCCTATAATGATCTGGCAAGGTACGGGCTTGCTGTAATACCTTTATTTATTTTAATGGGCGAACTGTTCCACCAATTTGGTTTCAGCCGGGAGCTGTTCAATGCGGCGCAAAGATATCTTTCTTCTTTAAAGGGCGGAATGTTGATGACTGTGATCACGGTTTCCGCCATCTTTGCGGCGATCAGCGGTTCCGGGATGGCCTCATCGGCTGTCATAGGCAAGATGGCTCTCCCCGCAATGGTTAAAGCCGGTTATGATAAGAGTGTTTCGGCCGGCACCATTGCTGCCTCCAGCACTTTTGCCTCGCTGATCCCGCCCAGCGCGCACCTCGTTATTTACGGTTTCCTTACTTTCCAGTCGATCGGGGAACTCTTCATAGCGGCGATAATTCCCGGCATAATTTCAGCAGCCATCTATTTTGGCTATATGTACGTTTGGGCCCTGAAAAACCCGGATAAGGTCCCGCCTACCAGACCTGTCGTCAGAGAAAATTTTTGGGGAGAGCTGAAAATTACATCCAGGGCCTGGCCTACCGGACTGGTCATAGTTCTGATCATCGGAGGTATTTATTTAGGCATCTTTACCCCCAACGAAGCCGGAGCAGCCGGCGTTTTTGCGGTGATCCTGCTGGGGCTGCTGAACCGCTCAGTAACCGCCTCCAAACTGCGCGACAGCGTCCTGGACACGGTTAAGACAACAGCCTCCATTTTTATTATCTACCTCGGCTCCATGTTTTTTGTCCGTTTTCTTGCCCACAGCAGGCTACCCTATGTGTTTACAGAGTGGATGCTCGCTTTGCCACTGCCGGAAACAGGTATCCTGCTTTGTATTCTCCTGATATTCATGGTTCTGGGGTGTTTCATTCCGCCGCTGGCCCTCTTGATGATCGCTGTGCCAATAGTCTATCCGACAATAGAGATGCTGGGCATTCATCCCATCTGGTTTGGTATCCTGGTCATTAAAACAATAGAAATGGGTATGATTACCCCTCCTGTGGGCATCAACTGCTTTATTATAGGCGGTATCATGCCGAAAGAGGTTCCCCTCGATACTGTTTTCAGGGGATCCGCGCGCTTTTTAGTCTTAGATTTTATAACCTTATTTATATTGATTGCCTTCCCGATCCTGTCATTGTATCTGCCGGCAAAGATGATGTAA
- a CDS encoding TRAP transporter small permease: MQNSRSLFVFFTGSLKHQLHKEVIRIKTLGYIESICTYLGVASATFMAVVMLSEILTRVGMPAIFDDTFTLTGLLMIGTTYLALSSLQKDDGQIKMMLFISKLKPKKALKVNLVYTLLEIIVLALLVWQTTLGAIRAFYLGDTTMAPGLYLTWPIRALIPLGLGVYCLRLILESINKLGLVAKPDQTSAASGPSPTIE; encoded by the coding sequence TTGCAAAATTCCCGGTCTCTCTTCGTCTTCTTTACGGGTAGTTTAAAGCACCAATTACATAAAGAGGTGATTAGGATAAAAACGCTTGGTTATATCGAATCAATATGCACTTACCTTGGTGTTGCATCGGCAACCTTCATGGCGGTCGTGATGCTATCTGAAATCCTGACACGCGTTGGCATGCCAGCCATCTTTGACGACACCTTTACGCTGACCGGGCTTTTGATGATAGGAACAACCTATCTTGCCCTCTCCTCACTCCAGAAAGACGATGGTCAAATTAAAATGATGCTTTTTATTTCAAAATTGAAACCCAAGAAAGCGCTGAAAGTAAACTTGGTTTATACCCTGCTGGAGATAATTGTACTGGCGCTCTTAGTCTGGCAGACTACTCTGGGAGCCATCCGGGCATTTTACCTCGGCGATACGACGATGGCACCGGGGCTTTATTTGACCTGGCCGATAAGAGCGCTGATCCCATTAGGTTTGGGGGTTTATTGTTTAAGGTTGATCCTGGAAAGCATAAACAAACTAGGATTAGTTGCCAAACCGGACCAGACTTCAGCCGCCAGCGGGCCTTCGCCTACAATAGAATAG